The Candidatus Krumholzibacteriia bacterium genome contains a region encoding:
- a CDS encoding M64 family metallopeptidase, translating to MLTFRSSLFGKSLAPTDAPVVLVFSLYDAASGGNVIAGPFGPLSVVPKEGELETTFGPVPAAARRGGALWLEVILDGSPLPRLEMEGVYYDGLDEHGALTGGRTLLPRPAGRPEAHALVQVTTILDNGPPSNRIDLVFVGDGYVLNELGNYEVHCQTALNTLLAQEPFVTYRNLFNAHRVDVVSNMSGVDNDPVEGIDRDTALDMGFFCSGIERLLCVDVAKAKDCAAAAPEVDQLLAVANSSKYGGAGYTGSDVATYSGGNSAAPEIAIHEMGHSLGELADEYDYGDGTTYAGPELVERNVSILDAAAMAAAGTKWASWLGDPGFGFDGLVSTFEGAYYTQYGIYRPTIASKMRVLGRPFNLPSCEGLILDFYQAIRPIDGSTPTGTALVDPPLVFVDPIDPVGHELEIQWFLDGEPIAGAAQESLQVAAYHFPPGQHALSVRVTDPTPLVRDEPAREAWMTESRAWDLQISPTSATGEFAAGQGRVSLQLWSIPNPFRRGTVLHYELPGQCRVEITLHDAAGRRVALLRNAVESAGPHAVSFDARNLPHGLFFFHLDSACGSVSRKALLLR from the coding sequence ATGCTGACCTTCCGGAGCTCGCTCTTCGGCAAGTCTCTCGCTCCGACCGACGCACCGGTGGTTCTCGTGTTCAGCCTCTACGATGCTGCCTCGGGAGGCAACGTCATTGCCGGCCCCTTCGGACCGCTCTCGGTCGTGCCGAAGGAAGGCGAGCTGGAAACCACCTTCGGGCCGGTCCCTGCCGCCGCTCGCCGCGGCGGTGCGCTCTGGCTCGAGGTGATCCTGGACGGATCCCCGCTCCCGCGCCTGGAGATGGAGGGGGTCTACTACGACGGCCTCGATGAACACGGGGCGCTGACGGGCGGCCGCACCCTCCTGCCGCGACCCGCAGGCCGACCCGAGGCGCATGCACTGGTGCAAGTCACGACGATCCTCGACAATGGTCCGCCATCCAACCGGATCGATCTGGTTTTCGTGGGGGATGGGTACGTCCTGAACGAGCTCGGCAATTACGAGGTGCATTGTCAAACCGCGCTCAATACTCTGCTCGCGCAGGAACCGTTCGTGACCTACCGCAACCTGTTCAACGCCCACCGAGTCGACGTCGTCTCGAACATGTCGGGAGTGGACAACGATCCGGTGGAGGGAATCGACCGCGATACGGCTCTGGACATGGGCTTCTTTTGCTCAGGGATCGAGCGGCTGCTCTGCGTGGATGTCGCCAAAGCGAAGGATTGCGCAGCCGCGGCCCCAGAAGTGGATCAGCTCCTGGCGGTGGCGAATTCCAGCAAATATGGCGGTGCGGGATACACCGGCAGCGACGTCGCCACCTACTCGGGAGGCAACAGCGCCGCTCCCGAGATCGCCATCCACGAAATGGGGCATAGCCTGGGGGAGCTGGCCGACGAGTACGACTACGGAGACGGGACGACGTACGCAGGGCCGGAGCTCGTCGAGCGCAACGTCAGCATTCTCGATGCCGCAGCGATGGCTGCCGCGGGCACGAAGTGGGCGAGCTGGCTCGGCGATCCAGGCTTCGGGTTCGACGGTCTGGTGAGCACCTTCGAGGGCGCTTACTACACCCAGTACGGGATCTACCGACCCACGATCGCCTCCAAGATGCGCGTCTTGGGGCGCCCGTTCAACTTGCCCTCGTGTGAAGGCCTCATCCTGGACTTTTATCAGGCGATTCGGCCGATCGACGGCTCGACACCCACCGGCACAGCGCTCGTCGATCCGCCTCTCGTCTTCGTCGACCCCATCGACCCCGTGGGCCACGAGCTCGAGATTCAGTGGTTCCTCGATGGCGAGCCAATTGCCGGCGCGGCGCAGGAGAGCCTGCAGGTAGCCGCTTACCACTTCCCTCCGGGCCAGCACGCTCTTTCGGTGCGCGTGACGGATCCGACCCCGCTCGTCCGCGACGAGCCGGCGCGCGAAGCATGGATGACCGAGTCGCGCGCCTGGGACCTACAGATCTCGCCGACCAGCGCCACCGGGGAGTTCGCCGCCGGCCAGGGGCGCGTGTCCTTGCAACTCTGGAGCATACCGAACCCATTCCGTCGCGGGACGGTCCTCCATTACGAGCTCCCCGGTCAGTGCCGGGTCGAGATCACGCTGCACGATGCCGCGGGGCGAAGGGTCGCACTGCTCAGGAACGCAGTGGAGTCGGCTGGCCCCCACGCAGTCTCATTCGACGCCCGCAACCTACCTCACGGTCTCTTCTTTTTCCATCTCGATTCGGCCTGTGGCAGCGTGAGCCGGAAGGCGTTGCTCTTGCGGTGA